In Shouchella patagoniensis, the following are encoded in one genomic region:
- a CDS encoding amidase, with protein MSQSRAFITEGWKVQETNEGCLNELSFAVKDVFAIKGHTASAGNPDWLATHDPATNYATAIKRLLKRGATLVGTTVTDELMFSLNGENVHYGTPENPNAVGRIPGGSSSGSAAAVAAGVVDFAIGTDTAGSIRIPASYCGVYGFRPTHGAVSTEGVIPLAARFDTVGWMARSASVLKKVGEALFEKDQTQARFKTIYVPEDALALVSEEVAARFERELQAVSGSLNIEYMKLSEDGLATFMNTFRGLQGYQIWQTHKDWIIDVQPTFAPDIAARFNWTSTIPAEGQEKAVRQKKVLRKQVEMLLGKHGLLAFPTSPNVAPLLNTGPEKLENHRTNTFKLTAISGLSEMPQATMPLLEVEGLPVGFSLLAGRNMDAQLLSYINELETAGVAK; from the coding sequence ATGAGCCAGTCACGTGCGTTTATAACCGAAGGATGGAAGGTTCAAGAAACGAATGAAGGTTGCTTAAATGAGCTTTCGTTTGCGGTGAAAGATGTGTTTGCCATAAAAGGACATACGGCAAGTGCAGGGAATCCAGATTGGCTAGCGACTCACGATCCAGCTACAAACTATGCCACGGCGATCAAACGATTGTTAAAGAGGGGCGCTACACTTGTTGGAACGACGGTGACTGATGAACTCATGTTTAGTTTAAACGGAGAAAATGTGCACTATGGAACACCGGAAAACCCAAATGCGGTCGGAAGGATCCCAGGTGGTTCATCAAGTGGCTCCGCTGCCGCAGTTGCCGCGGGTGTTGTTGATTTCGCCATTGGCACGGATACAGCAGGATCGATCCGCATCCCGGCCAGTTACTGCGGTGTGTATGGATTCCGTCCAACTCATGGTGCTGTATCAACAGAAGGGGTTATTCCTCTTGCTGCTCGTTTTGATACAGTCGGCTGGATGGCGCGGTCGGCCTCTGTTCTCAAAAAAGTGGGTGAAGCGTTATTTGAAAAAGACCAAACACAGGCTAGGTTTAAGACGATCTATGTGCCAGAAGATGCTCTTGCCCTCGTATCAGAAGAGGTAGCAGCTAGGTTTGAGCGTGAACTTCAAGCGGTCTCAGGAAGTTTGAACATTGAATACATGAAGCTAAGTGAGGATGGCCTTGCAACATTTATGAACACGTTTCGTGGTTTGCAAGGTTATCAAATTTGGCAAACTCATAAAGACTGGATCATAGACGTGCAGCCAACCTTTGCACCTGATATTGCCGCGCGCTTTAATTGGACGAGTACCATTCCGGCAGAAGGGCAGGAAAAAGCGGTACGTCAAAAAAAAGTGCTAAGAAAGCAAGTTGAAATGCTCCTTGGCAAGCACGGGCTACTCGCATTCCCCACATCGCCGAATGTTGCGCCACTTCTTAACACGGGTCCAGAGAAATTAGAAAACCATCGCACAAACACATTTAAACTGACGGCGATAAGCGGGTTGTCGGAAATGCCGCAAGCAACAATGCCCCTGTTAGAAGTTGAAGGGTTACCGGTTGGGTTCTCTCTCTTGGCCGGCAGAAACATGGATGCTCAGCTTTTGTCATACATCAATGAATTAGAGACAGCGGGGGTAGCTAAATGA
- a CDS encoding fumarylacetoacetate hydrolase family protein: protein MKLGTVKQNNEEIAAILAGNKLIPLREFNEQFDYKWEETVFDLLQSGKFEQLKTWYDDEGKELLVKEAGVAGEAELAPLYRNPRKIWGIGLNYTNSKEEKAEAPYTDPVSFMKPDTSLIGEGDQINIPQGSTQTTAEAELAIIIGKTCDHVEESEAMNYVAGFTTALDMTEASIHEANLRYLTRAKSFNTFFSFGSYLFTPDEFTSLEKITVSTYQNGKMKHTNCIENMRYSLPYIVSFHSKVMTLLPGDVLLTGTPGAVVIHKGDKVECMISGMPRLANEVADVVSRCDTPSSSR, encoded by the coding sequence ATGAAACTCGGAACAGTAAAACAAAACAACGAGGAAATTGCTGCGATCTTAGCAGGGAACAAGCTAATCCCATTAAGAGAATTCAATGAACAGTTTGACTACAAATGGGAAGAGACGGTTTTTGACTTACTTCAAAGCGGAAAATTTGAACAACTAAAGACCTGGTATGATGACGAAGGGAAAGAGTTATTAGTAAAAGAGGCAGGTGTGGCAGGAGAAGCTGAGCTCGCACCGCTTTACCGCAACCCAAGGAAAATCTGGGGAATCGGTCTTAACTATACGAATAGCAAAGAGGAGAAAGCGGAGGCACCATACACTGATCCGGTAAGCTTTATGAAGCCAGACACGAGTTTAATCGGAGAAGGGGATCAGATCAACATTCCACAAGGTTCAACTCAAACTACGGCAGAAGCAGAGCTGGCCATTATTATTGGCAAAACATGTGATCATGTGGAAGAATCAGAAGCAATGAATTATGTCGCCGGGTTTACGACTGCTCTTGATATGACTGAGGCCTCGATTCACGAAGCGAATTTGCGTTATTTAACGCGGGCAAAGAGTTTTAATACATTCTTTAGTTTTGGTTCCTATCTGTTTACGCCTGACGAATTTACCTCTCTTGAAAAAATAACGGTCTCAACGTACCAAAATGGCAAAATGAAACATACAAACTGCATTGAAAATATGCGTTACTCTTTGCCTTACATCGTCTCCTTCCACTCAAAGGTCATGACACTTTTGCCTGGTGACGTTCTTTTAACAGGTACGCCGGGAGCGGTCGTTATTCACAAAGGTGACAAGGTGGAATGTATGATTAGCGGAATGCCTAGGCTTGCGAACGAAGTAGCGGATGTGGTTTCACGATGTGACACACCTAGTTCATCTCGTTAG
- a CDS encoding fumarylacetoacetate hydrolase family protein, which translates to MKLCTLLNQGNETLGVKQNGQVIDINHALTVRPAANIPTTITELIAGGEQAANQLGAYVQTLETNGLYIRNELDCQFGPAVTNPEKIICVGLNYRKHADETNSPYPEVPILFNKFNNTLTGHDHDIAVPSVTNELDYEVELAIVIGKTAKNVSEEKALEYVLGYTIANDLSARDLQMRTPQWLLGKTCDDFSPIGPYLVTADEVGDPQKLSLQTTVNNETRQHSNTSDMIFNCKEIISYISKHFTLKPGDIILTGTPEGVVMGLPEQERIYLKPGDTVSVSIEKLGTLTNRFVKE; encoded by the coding sequence ATGAAACTATGTACGCTACTCAATCAAGGGAACGAAACGCTTGGTGTTAAACAAAATGGCCAAGTCATTGATATCAATCATGCCTTAACAGTACGGCCTGCTGCGAACATCCCGACAACGATCACTGAGTTGATCGCTGGCGGTGAACAAGCCGCCAACCAGCTAGGAGCATATGTCCAAACTCTCGAAACAAACGGTCTCTATATCCGAAATGAATTAGACTGTCAATTTGGACCCGCTGTGACAAATCCAGAAAAGATCATCTGTGTTGGCCTCAATTACCGGAAACACGCGGATGAAACCAACTCACCGTATCCAGAAGTCCCGATTCTGTTTAATAAGTTCAACAATACGCTAACTGGCCACGATCATGACATTGCTGTACCTAGTGTGACAAATGAACTTGATTATGAAGTCGAGCTAGCGATTGTCATTGGAAAAACAGCCAAAAATGTATCTGAGGAAAAAGCGCTCGAATACGTCCTCGGCTATACGATTGCGAATGACCTTTCTGCCCGAGACTTGCAAATGCGGACGCCTCAATGGTTGCTTGGCAAAACATGTGATGATTTCAGTCCTATCGGTCCATACCTTGTCACAGCAGATGAAGTTGGGGATCCTCAGAAACTGTCACTTCAAACAACGGTTAACAACGAAACTAGACAGCACTCAAATACATCCGATATGATCTTTAACTGCAAAGAAATCATTAGCTACATTTCTAAACACTTTACGTTAAAACCAGGGGACATTATCCTTACTGGAACACCAGAAGGCGTCGTAATGGGTTTGCCAGAACAAGAGCGTATCTATTTAAAACCAGGTGATACCGTTTCCGTTAGCATCGAAAAATTAGGGACCTTGACGAATCGATTTGTAAAAGAATAA
- a CDS encoding SDR family NAD(P)-dependent oxidoreductase — MRLLHKTAIITGAGSGIGKATAARFSTEGAAVIIADIDAEKGKEAASEIANATFIQVDTTKETSVQAMASQVIEQFGRVDILFNNAGVSGVGRLHELNEQDWDRVIAVNIKGVFLSSKAVLPYMIKAKSGTIINMSSCIAEIGLADRASYATTKGAVLALTKSMQVDYASDNIRVNALLPGTIMTPFVEDYLSKSPNPHEAIAKIKNRQLSGELGTAEDVANAALFLASEESRFMMGSPLYIDGGVVFGKNA, encoded by the coding sequence ATGCGTTTGTTACACAAAACAGCGATTATTACCGGCGCTGGATCAGGCATCGGTAAAGCAACAGCTGCTCGTTTTTCTACGGAAGGAGCAGCCGTTATTATTGCTGACATTGATGCAGAAAAGGGTAAAGAAGCCGCAAGTGAAATTGCTAACGCTACATTCATCCAAGTTGATACAACAAAAGAAACTTCCGTTCAGGCAATGGCCTCTCAAGTAATCGAACAATTCGGTCGAGTTGACATTTTGTTTAATAATGCCGGAGTGAGCGGTGTTGGTCGCTTGCATGAACTAAACGAGCAAGACTGGGATCGGGTTATTGCAGTGAACATTAAAGGCGTTTTTCTATCTAGCAAAGCTGTATTGCCTTATATGATTAAGGCAAAATCAGGTACCATTATTAATATGTCGTCTTGCATCGCAGAGATCGGTCTTGCTGACCGGGCGTCTTATGCCACAACTAAAGGGGCTGTATTAGCTTTAACAAAGTCGATGCAAGTGGATTATGCCAGCGATAACATTCGTGTAAATGCCCTCCTTCCTGGCACCATTATGACGCCTTTTGTTGAAGATTACTTATCAAAATCACCAAATCCACACGAGGCAATTGCAAAAATTAAAAACCGCCAGTTATCTGGTGAGTTAGGAACAGCTGAAGACGTTGCAAATGCAGCCCTTTTTCTTGCCTCAGAAGAGTCACGGTTTATGATGGGTTCCCCACTTTACATCGACGGCGGCGTTGTCTTTGGAAAAAATGCATAA
- a CDS encoding helix-turn-helix domain-containing protein, which produces MDPIRKPMDQSHTIPFHLVPHTTKTSVEELPHHVHDWHELFIIHQGSCTFFIDDMFYDVKEGDTVIIPGNVIHCSILKKGDTLTTTALFFCPSLLSSTLSSDQELLSSLFFASKQNKQYRYHMAPDKQQEVCSLFEQLKRETMQTDHYSTEMTALIIRTIIILMNRSCMTPNDLTISTPHIPAWIKDSLSYIDTHLKEDLDLTMLARRSSVHPSYFSKTFKTAVGLTYSEFVKSKRMVRAKEWLISTDESIQTIAEECGYSSMPHFFRTFRSITGMTPSSYRKRTLK; this is translated from the coding sequence ATGGACCCGATACGAAAACCGATGGATCAATCGCATACGATCCCATTCCACCTTGTTCCGCACACAACCAAAACGAGCGTCGAAGAACTTCCTCATCATGTACATGATTGGCATGAACTCTTTATTATTCACCAAGGCAGTTGTACTTTTTTTATCGATGACATGTTTTATGATGTCAAAGAAGGAGATACAGTCATTATTCCTGGTAATGTTATCCATTGTTCGATCTTGAAGAAAGGAGATACGTTAACGACAACAGCGTTGTTTTTCTGCCCGTCCCTCTTATCATCAACGCTCAGTTCAGACCAGGAGCTACTTTCCTCCTTATTCTTTGCTTCGAAGCAAAACAAGCAGTACCGTTACCATATGGCTCCCGATAAACAACAAGAGGTCTGCTCGCTATTTGAACAACTTAAGCGAGAAACAATGCAAACAGATCATTATTCAACTGAGATGACGGCTTTGATTATTCGTACCATCATCATTTTAATGAATCGTAGTTGCATGACGCCAAACGACCTAACAATATCGACGCCACATATTCCCGCTTGGATTAAAGACAGCTTGTCTTATATTGATACCCATTTAAAAGAGGACTTAGATTTAACAATGTTAGCGAGAAGATCATCGGTTCATCCTTCTTATTTCAGCAAAACATTTAAAACCGCCGTCGGCTTAACTTACAGTGAGTTTGTTAAATCCAAACGTATGGTGCGAGCAAAAGAATGGCTAATTAGTACAGATGAAAGCATCCAAACCATTGCCGAAGAGTGTGGTTACAGCAGTATGCCTCATTTTTTCCGAACTTTTCGTTCAATCACAGGCATGACTCCTTCCAGCTATCGGAAACGCACCTTAAAATAA
- a CDS encoding C4-dicarboxylate TRAP transporter substrate-binding protein, producing the protein MKRSFLMLVVCICLSGCTQTTSAVIEEEVHTVNVAYGNQPGEPLDQQARMWQELAGERSDGRLQLNVYPSSQLGGESDMIELAMRGNNVIVFTAYDFLMDYVPDFGILAAPYLADDFEDLLYLPTTDWYKGLEGEMNEMGLALLGKKTIYGERHLMTKEEVQTPDDLRGMKIRVPNNNLYIRAFQALGASPTPLPLGDLYASLQQGVIDGAENPLPVLQGTKTNEVTNYLTLTGHMKVMSVWITGTGMMESLPDDLQQILIETSEEAAEYAHPITEKESEEALEAFEKQGMIINEIDQELFREKAAPFFDSMPTWSPGLYEMVVDLIEERPKEIGS; encoded by the coding sequence ATGAAACGAAGCTTTCTGATGTTAGTTGTATGTATATGCCTTTCTGGTTGTACACAAACAACTTCAGCCGTTATCGAAGAAGAGGTGCATACGGTCAATGTGGCATACGGTAACCAACCAGGTGAACCACTTGATCAACAGGCTAGAATGTGGCAGGAACTAGCTGGTGAAAGAAGTGATGGGCGTCTTCAATTAAATGTGTATCCGAGTTCCCAGCTTGGCGGGGAAAGCGACATGATTGAACTGGCGATGCGAGGCAACAATGTCATTGTGTTTACGGCTTACGACTTTCTGATGGATTACGTACCTGATTTTGGCATCTTAGCGGCACCTTATTTAGCAGATGATTTTGAGGATCTGCTTTATTTGCCAACAACCGATTGGTACAAAGGGCTTGAAGGTGAAATGAACGAGATGGGGCTAGCGCTTCTTGGCAAAAAAACGATTTATGGCGAACGACATCTTATGACGAAAGAAGAGGTACAGACACCTGATGACCTCCGCGGTATGAAAATCCGAGTACCAAATAACAACTTATATATTCGTGCATTTCAAGCTTTAGGAGCCTCACCGACGCCACTGCCGCTTGGTGACCTTTATGCTTCTTTGCAGCAAGGTGTCATCGACGGGGCGGAAAACCCGCTCCCCGTTTTACAAGGAACAAAAACAAATGAAGTGACCAACTATTTGACGCTCACAGGACATATGAAGGTGATGAGTGTGTGGATAACAGGAACTGGGATGATGGAGTCTTTACCAGATGATCTACAACAGATTCTCATTGAAACGAGCGAGGAAGCGGCTGAATATGCTCATCCCATTACAGAAAAAGAGTCAGAGGAGGCGCTAGAGGCGTTTGAAAAACAAGGGATGATTATTAATGAAATCGACCAAGAGTTATTCCGTGAAAAAGCGGCACCGTTTTTTGATTCGATGCCTACTTGGTCGCCAGGTTTATATGAAATGGTAGTAGACCTTATTGAAGAACGTCCGAAGGAGATAGGATCATGA
- a CDS encoding TRAP transporter small permease: MRYIMKVMDEADDWLAGGALACIIAIIGANVFCRFVLSQPITWSEEVSLALFVWLTFIGISAVMKRNEHVGIDYFVRKLPKPFFLFVQRFRFLMLVVVTFVVFVYWGGILVIDTHWKITPVLGIDFKFIYIAIPLGGVLALYHLVKAAVKRDRSFIYQEEEGDNR, encoded by the coding sequence ATGAGATACATCATGAAGGTTATGGATGAAGCCGATGATTGGCTGGCAGGGGGAGCTCTTGCTTGCATTATCGCTATCATTGGAGCGAATGTGTTTTGTCGATTTGTGTTGTCGCAACCGATTACATGGAGCGAAGAAGTAAGTCTCGCTTTGTTTGTTTGGTTGACGTTTATTGGAATTAGCGCAGTGATGAAGCGAAATGAACATGTTGGCATTGACTACTTTGTCCGCAAACTTCCAAAGCCGTTCTTTCTTTTTGTTCAACGGTTCCGGTTTCTTATGCTTGTTGTCGTGACGTTTGTTGTCTTTGTGTATTGGGGTGGGATTTTAGTCATTGACACTCATTGGAAAATAACGCCGGTGCTGGGGATTGATTTTAAATTTATCTATATTGCTATTCCGCTTGGAGGCGTTTTGGCGCTTTACCATTTAGTAAAGGCTGCTGTGAAACGGGACCGATCGTTTATCTATCAAGAGGAAGAGGGCGATAACCGGTGA
- a CDS encoding TRAP transporter large permease, with product MTILLVVLLILVLIVLNVPVAYALLGGSAIYFLTNSSFTNETLTQRMISGVESFPLLGIVFFITAGVLMNYTGITKRILTFAKMVTGHLTGGLAKVNVLLSVLMGGLSGSNVADAAMQSKILVPEMVKKGYAPGFAAALTATSSIITPILPPGIALILYGYVGNVSIGDLFIAGIIPGLMLAAFLLVYVHFAAKKRGFEQVKDPVPKFSEVLYASKDALLAIMLPIVIIGGIRLGVFGPTEAGAIAVIYALIIGFLIYREMSFKDLLNALKESMQIIATVMIIIAAGTAFGWILTLEQIPQALTSSITERIEHPLLFLLIILIFLFVVGMFIEGNVLLIILTPIFMPMLGTYGIDPVHFGIFFILCLSIGTITPPIGTIMFTTAAITKVKIEVFIKEVIPFWVLLIVLTLVIIFIPALSLLLPTILS from the coding sequence GTGACAATCCTTCTCGTTGTTTTACTCATTCTTGTTTTAATCGTGTTGAATGTGCCGGTCGCTTACGCGTTGCTTGGCGGGTCGGCCATTTATTTTCTTACAAATTCCAGCTTCACGAATGAAACGTTGACACAGCGCATGATCAGTGGCGTCGAGTCGTTCCCCCTTCTAGGTATTGTGTTTTTTATTACGGCAGGCGTGCTGATGAACTATACGGGTATCACGAAACGTATACTCACTTTTGCAAAAATGGTGACTGGACATTTAACAGGCGGCTTGGCAAAAGTAAATGTCTTACTGAGCGTGCTTATGGGCGGGTTGTCAGGTTCAAACGTCGCCGATGCGGCGATGCAATCAAAAATCTTAGTACCGGAAATGGTGAAGAAGGGTTATGCGCCTGGCTTTGCCGCCGCCTTAACGGCAACGAGCTCAATAATCACACCGATTTTGCCGCCAGGGATTGCGTTGATTTTGTATGGCTATGTTGGAAATGTTTCAATTGGCGATTTGTTTATTGCTGGTATTATTCCAGGATTGATGCTTGCCGCTTTTCTTCTTGTTTACGTCCATTTTGCTGCGAAGAAGCGAGGCTTTGAGCAAGTCAAAGATCCAGTGCCAAAGTTCTCGGAAGTACTGTATGCCTCCAAAGATGCACTGCTTGCAATCATGCTTCCAATCGTGATTATTGGTGGAATTCGTTTAGGCGTGTTTGGACCGACAGAAGCTGGCGCAATCGCCGTTATCTATGCACTAATTATTGGTTTTTTAATCTATAGAGAAATGTCATTCAAAGATTTACTCAATGCGTTAAAGGAATCTATGCAAATCATTGCGACCGTGATGATTATTATTGCCGCGGGTACGGCCTTTGGTTGGATTTTAACACTTGAACAAATTCCGCAGGCGCTAACGTCTTCGATTACCGAAAGGATTGAACACCCGCTTCTCTTTTTGCTCATAATCTTAATTTTCTTGTTTGTAGTCGGCATGTTCATTGAAGGGAATGTGTTATTGATCATTTTAACGCCGATCTTTATGCCGATGCTTGGAACATATGGAATCGATCCGGTTCATTTCGGAATCTTTTTCATCCTTTGCTTGAGCATCGGTACGATTACGCCGCCAATCGGTACAATTATGTTCACAACCGCAGCAATTACGAAAGTGAAAATTGAAGTGTTTATTAAAGAAGTCATTCCATTTTGGGTTTTGCTTATTGTGTTAACGCTTGTCATTATCTTTATTCCAGCCTTATCGCTTTTGTTGCCAACGATCTTGTCATAA
- a CDS encoding fumarylacetoacetate hydrolase family protein yields MRIIRYKEKEQIHIAVVNGEEIKTTPHPTVTELLEEAKRSGLQTSVWLNSELYNWPVAAKTLDELQLQVPFELSEVWAAGVTYQRSREARNYEATGGALNAETFYDKVYDAERPELFFKSTPSRTVGPGQAVAIRSDSNWQIPEPELGLVLNKEGELIGYTIGNDMSCRDIEGENPLYLPQAKVWKRSCAIGPALTLADTIDDVYNLSIRCRIIRNGVVVFEDAASLKQLKRTVDELISYLLRDNEIGDYTVLLTGTCIVPPNDFTLKEQDEIEIEVEGIGKLSNVVNSTTTKKKEMYT; encoded by the coding sequence ATGAGAATCATACGTTACAAAGAAAAGGAACAGATTCATATTGCTGTAGTGAATGGGGAGGAAATTAAAACAACCCCACATCCGACTGTGACTGAACTATTGGAAGAAGCAAAAAGAAGTGGATTGCAGACATCGGTTTGGCTTAACTCAGAGCTATACAACTGGCCTGTTGCGGCTAAAACACTTGATGAACTACAGCTGCAAGTACCGTTTGAGCTTTCAGAAGTATGGGCAGCGGGCGTTACGTATCAACGCAGTCGGGAAGCGAGAAATTATGAAGCAACAGGCGGCGCGTTAAATGCAGAAACTTTTTATGACAAAGTGTACGATGCCGAGCGCCCAGAATTGTTTTTTAAATCAACGCCGTCTCGAACGGTTGGACCTGGGCAAGCCGTTGCGATCCGCTCGGATTCAAACTGGCAGATTCCAGAGCCAGAACTTGGGCTTGTTTTAAACAAAGAAGGCGAGCTTATTGGTTATACGATTGGCAATGATATGAGCTGCCGCGATATTGAAGGCGAAAATCCGTTGTATTTGCCACAAGCAAAAGTGTGGAAGCGCTCTTGTGCAATTGGTCCGGCACTGACGCTTGCAGACACAATTGACGATGTGTACAACTTATCGATTCGTTGTCGAATTATTCGCAATGGAGTGGTGGTGTTTGAAGACGCTGCTAGTCTGAAACAATTAAAACGCACTGTTGACGAACTAATTTCTTATTTGTTGCGAGATAACGAGATCGGTGATTATACCGTACTCCTCACTGGAACATGCATTGTTCCACCCAACGATTTTACCCTTAAGGAACAAGACGAAATCGAAATTGAAGTTGAAGGTATTGGCAAGCTGTCGAATGTCGTTAACAGTACAACTACAAAGAAAAAGGAGATGTATACGTGA
- the gucD gene encoding alpha-ketoglutaric semialdehyde dehydrogenase GucD — translation MADIAIKHHFGSFINGSWHQDGSSFESTNPAQPKEVVGTVHETTTDELTEMVKQAQIAQKTWAKLAAPSRGNLLYKAADVLDARATEIAKTMTREMGKTLAEAKGETARGAAILRYYAGEGMREVGDVIPSTDPEALMFTTRTPLGVVGVITPWNFPVAIPIWKMAPALAYGNAVVLKPAQESAVTAAKVIECFEEAGFPKGVVSFAPGTGVDIGKALTEQEGIDAVTFTGSNAVGKKVGQTLLARGAKYQLEMGGKNPVIVSKDADLELAVAATISGALKSTGQKCTATSRVIVEEAVYEHFKEKLLNEIATLTVGDGLEAGTWMGPLANEEQLYKVLDAIEKGISEGADLLIGGKRVAGSDGYFVEPTVFEAVEREMSLAREEIFGPVLALIKAPSFDEALELANDSEYGLSASVFTTNIERMMTFINEMEAGLVRVNAESAGVELQAPFGGMKNSSSHSREQGRAAIEFFTSIKTVFVKGGRR, via the coding sequence ATGGCGGACATAGCAATCAAGCATCACTTTGGCAGTTTTATAAATGGCTCTTGGCACCAAGATGGTTCTTCTTTTGAAAGCACCAATCCAGCACAGCCAAAGGAAGTAGTTGGTACAGTGCATGAAACGACTACTGACGAGTTAACAGAAATGGTAAAACAGGCACAGATTGCCCAAAAGACGTGGGCTAAACTAGCGGCTCCATCGCGAGGAAACTTGCTTTATAAAGCGGCTGATGTGTTGGATGCAAGAGCGACCGAGATTGCCAAAACGATGACGCGGGAAATGGGGAAAACACTGGCAGAGGCAAAAGGTGAAACGGCAAGAGGTGCCGCGATTCTCCGTTATTATGCGGGTGAAGGTATGAGGGAAGTTGGCGATGTGATTCCGTCTACTGATCCAGAAGCGCTGATGTTTACAACAAGAACCCCGCTTGGCGTTGTTGGCGTCATTACACCGTGGAACTTTCCGGTTGCGATTCCAATTTGGAAAATGGCTCCAGCCCTTGCCTATGGCAACGCTGTTGTGCTGAAACCAGCACAAGAATCGGCAGTAACCGCGGCGAAAGTGATCGAATGTTTTGAGGAGGCTGGGTTTCCAAAAGGAGTTGTCAGCTTTGCTCCTGGGACTGGCGTAGACATTGGCAAAGCGCTAACCGAACAAGAAGGCATTGATGCGGTCACATTTACTGGTTCAAATGCAGTTGGCAAGAAAGTAGGGCAAACGTTACTTGCAAGAGGGGCGAAATACCAGCTTGAAATGGGCGGTAAAAATCCTGTGATCGTCTCAAAGGATGCTGATCTTGAGCTCGCCGTAGCGGCAACAATTAGTGGTGCATTAAAATCGACGGGGCAAAAGTGTACCGCAACGAGCCGGGTCATTGTCGAAGAAGCGGTTTATGAACACTTCAAAGAAAAGTTGTTGAATGAAATCGCAACGCTTACGGTTGGCGATGGCCTCGAAGCTGGTACATGGATGGGCCCTCTTGCGAATGAGGAGCAATTATATAAAGTGTTAGATGCGATCGAAAAAGGTATATCGGAAGGCGCTGATTTGCTTATTGGTGGGAAACGAGTTGCCGGATCAGATGGATATTTTGTAGAACCAACTGTATTTGAGGCAGTAGAGAGAGAGATGTCACTTGCAAGAGAAGAAATTTTTGGTCCAGTGCTTGCGCTTATAAAGGCGCCTTCGTTTGATGAGGCGCTTGAGCTTGCCAATGATTCAGAATATGGTCTGAGCGCATCGGTCTTCACGACCAATATTGAACGGATGATGACGTTTATTAACGAGATGGAAGCAGGGCTTGTTCGGGTAAATGCAGAAAGCGCAGGGGTGGAGCTTCAGGCTCCATTTGGCGGTATGAAAAACTCAAGCTCTCACTCTCGTGAACAAGGCAGGGCAGCGATTGAATTCTTTACATCAATTAAAACCGTGTTTGTGAAAGGAGGACGGCGATGA
- a CDS encoding UxaA family hydrolase — protein sequence MTSIRTHVVMRPEDNVATALTFIEKNKRVPLNQGEEVIIQAEDGIAFGHKFALVNIKKGTDIFKYGEIIGIASSDIDAGDHVHIHNVDGKRGRGDVNDES from the coding sequence ATGACGAGCATTCGAACTCATGTGGTCATGCGTCCAGAAGACAACGTTGCCACTGCGTTAACGTTTATCGAAAAAAACAAACGTGTGCCTCTCAATCAAGGCGAGGAAGTGATCATTCAAGCAGAAGACGGCATTGCATTTGGGCATAAATTTGCGCTCGTTAATATAAAAAAAGGAACCGATATTTTCAAATACGGCGAAATTATTGGCATTGCCTCTTCTGACATTGATGCGGGCGACCATGTCCACATTCATAACGTCGATGGAAAACGCGGAAGAGGAGATGTAAACGATGAGTCTTAA